Genomic segment of Eleutherodactylus coqui strain aEleCoq1 chromosome 1, aEleCoq1.hap1, whole genome shotgun sequence:
gatccacttaaaagggtccacaaacgtcgctgccgacttcctgagcagacagagcatccatccaggagaatggggactgaatcagcgagtcttcgaccaactaatctgccagtggggagaaccgcagatagacctgttcgccacgaagagaaattcaaagtgccaggacttttactcgctgaaccccagagacaatccacgcggggtagacgccctgtcccaaagctgggacatggacctagcctacgcctttcctcccttcccactgatcccccgcaccatcaggaaaatccaaaccagccgggcgtcagtcatactagttgcccctatgtgggacaaaaggccctggtatcccctgctaaaagccttggcgatccagggtccattcctactaccagccgtagaagatcttctcctccagggcccactaacatacccaggggtcgagaaattgaagctagcagcatggatgctgaaagcatgatactgcgtgggaagggactctcccataatgtaattactaccctaacaaaaagccgtaaacctatcacgatagccatctacgataggatatggaaaaaattcacagaattctgtaaaatagagccagggaaaatcccaggaattgacattcccgtaatcctggaatttttgcaggcaggcctagaaaaaggccttagtcctagaacccttaaagtccatacagcagcactagggtcctatctagattttcccttggcagaacaccgctgggtgcgtaggtttctcaaaggggcagaacggcttcgaccctttgttagagaaacctttcctacctgggacctaaatatagtcttaactagcttttgccaatcccccttcgaacccctctcacaactctccttgaggctgctcacactaaaagttacccttttagttgccataacatcggctcggagaataggggaattgcaagcattacagtgtattgaaccatacatggtaatacaagacgacaggattaccttcaaactagacccagccttccttccgaaggtagtgtcaaaatttcatagggagcagacgatcactctgccctccttctgtcaaaatccccgtaacgagaaagagagagaatttcataacctagacgttaggagagctgttctagcgtacctagaggccacccgctctttccgtaaaaataataacctcttcattcaatttcaggggccggcaaaaggaaagacggcaactaagagcaccatcgcgaggtggatcaagaccgccatccaagaggcatataaagccaggggtctcgaccctccgggaaaaattagagctcactccactcgctctctttcctcctcttgggcagaaaaaggccaggcgtctgccgagcagatctgcaaggcggcgacctggtcgagtatacatacatttacccgacattacagggttaacgtccagtcggacaaagacctgagttacggacgtaaagtccttcaggcagtagtcccaccctagggccacgtataatttggtatactccatatgtaatggggccgtcgggatgacgctctggaaggacacggattacttaccggtagtcccttttccaggagtcatcacgacggcccatagttccctcccctttaagaataatttatgttcttcaaatgtaaatatgaccgaataaaggtaaaatttggtttagtaaacattgtccaccgtaatgatttataagtcactgaagcatgggtggaaagggaggtgcttttaaactcttcctgtccctacctgggtcagagggcaacctccatatgtaatggggccgtcgtgatgactcctggaaaagggactaccg
This window contains:
- the LOC136575817 gene encoding uncharacterized protein codes for the protein MIREELQASMASLPQAQPGPSRVPKRPRQTESASSISGESLELLSEGELEDPPVPIEDEKKYYFSSNDIAHLIKAVRETMQIEEDNPPRTIQDEMFGGLRSRRKIMFPVNQTLQQVIIDEWQEPEKRITVPKEIRNRLAFATEDVRLYRETPKVDIQIAKVAKKTLLPFEDTSQLSDPMDKKIDGLMKKAWEATSLTIEANIASTSVARSMALWLNRLEASIKDRAPREELASCLPLLKMATAFLADASAETVRYGAKTGVLSNSARRALWLKTWAADITSKNKLCAIPFQGEYMFGPVLDKILEKVGDKSKTLPDRQPFRKPSFPKRMRQPPPEVKGKGKTGRWSYPKGGRGGNATPAPATTGNRDTPLGGIQRAVPLSDPLKRVHKRRCRLPEQTEHPSRRMGTESASLRPTNLPVGRTADRPVRHEEKFKVPGLLLAEPQRQSTRGRRPVPKLGHGPSLRLSSLPTDPPHHQENPNQPGVSHTSCPYVGQKALVSPAKSLGDPGSIPTTSRRRSSPPGPTNIPRGREIEASSMDAESMILRGKGLSHNVITTLTKSRKPITIAIYDRIWKKFTEFCKIEPGKIPGIDIPVILEFLQAGLEKGLSPRTLKVHTAALGSYLDFPLAEHRWVRRFLKGAERLRPFVRETFPTWDLNIVLTSFCQSPFEPLSQLSLRLLTLKVTLLVAITSARRIGELQALQCIEPYMVIQDDRITFKLDPAFLPKVVSKFHREQTITLPSFCQNPRNEKEREFHNLDVRRAVLAYLEATRSFRKNNNLFIQFQGPAKGKTATKSTIARWIKTAIQEAYKARGLDPPGKIRAHSTRSLSSSWAEKGQASAEQICKAATWSSIHTFTRHYRVNVQSDKDLSYGRKVLQAVVPP